In Salinigranum marinum, one DNA window encodes the following:
- a CDS encoding transcription initiation factor IIB family protein, whose amino-acid sequence MASTNAIGQEGSDRVDEQTHKQRTRRCEECGGRVVREAIETVCAGCGLVVDEDALVRGMSPSLHKHGEVGSGPVEWSLEMTTSLRVDRGLHTTFFLSTDGYGNTLSTAQKDFYGRLRMRHKRFQMESKRAIRLNEGLRDIQMIVGNLGLPGYVAADAAALLKQASEARLPGGRMAWEALAAGAVYVATSQSGFRRTTEEVAVHAKTSHERVCAAARKLRCELGLMDEVPPTQAWAVDAVVEVLGEREGIELDVCLQLRRAGEFLLDVADGACLGPGTARVTMAAAAVYAADRLTEGKTITQQDVADAASTVVATSKSKVSGYSREVVGAYETAYGTRDVEDVMASRLA is encoded by the coding sequence ATGGCTAGTACCAACGCAATCGGACAAGAAGGTTCGGACCGAGTCGACGAACAGACGCACAAACAGCGGACGAGACGGTGTGAGGAGTGCGGTGGACGGGTGGTTCGAGAGGCGATCGAGACGGTGTGTGCGGGGTGTGGGCTTGTCGTCGACGAGGACGCCCTTGTTCGAGGGATGAGCCCCAGTCTGCACAAACACGGCGAGGTGGGGAGCGGACCCGTTGAGTGGAGTCTGGAGATGACGACATCGCTTCGAGTCGATCGCGGCCTGCACACGACGTTCTTTCTCTCTACCGATGGGTACGGGAACACGTTATCGACGGCGCAGAAGGACTTCTACGGGAGACTGCGGATGCGACACAAGCGCTTCCAGATGGAGTCCAAACGAGCGATTCGGCTGAACGAGGGGTTGCGCGACATCCAGATGATCGTCGGGAACCTCGGGCTCCCAGGCTATGTGGCCGCGGACGCGGCGGCACTGTTGAAGCAAGCGTCAGAGGCGCGGCTCCCGGGTGGGCGGATGGCCTGGGAGGCGCTCGCGGCCGGGGCAGTCTATGTGGCGACGAGCCAGTCCGGGTTCAGACGGACGACGGAGGAGGTCGCGGTGCACGCAAAGACCTCTCACGAACGGGTGTGCGCGGCGGCGCGGAAGCTGCGCTGTGAACTTGGCTTGATGGATGAAGTGCCTCCAACCCAGGCGTGGGCGGTCGACGCGGTCGTCGAAGTGTTGGGCGAGCGCGAGGGGATAGAGCTGGACGTGTGTCTCCAACTCAGACGAGCCGGCGAGTTCCTGCTCGATGTGGCCGACGGGGCGTGTCTCGGTCCGGGCACGGCACGTGTGACGATGGCGGCTGCGGCGGTGTACGCGGCCGATCGGCTGACTGAGGGGAAGACGATAACTCAACAGGACGTCGCGGACGCGGCGAGTACAGTCGTGGCGACCTCGAAGTCGAAAGTGAGTGGCTACTCCCGGGAGGTGGTCGGTGCGTACGAGACGGCGTACGGGACGCGCGATGTCGAGGACGTGATGGCGAGTCGGCTGGCCTGA
- a CDS encoding nucleotidyltransferase domain-containing protein, producing MSDYIKQGIKVCLRLNPGDDTAIFRIRAADDVLRLLADAHESEFTMNTLATATEHSRSTVWRAVNLLDELGVVTMRETPQRKYVSISHSALQKDDPILGIEQPEYRAPLRAFVERIEGALGDADDVSQLVGVLVFGSVARGEADRKSDIDVFVLVEGDRTVARRVVSTVASELGEEPFDGDRYTFEPFVETKASACRADEKLKEMFREGITVHGGDAMQRVRTAVLSGE from the coding sequence GTGTCCGACTATATAAAACAAGGGATAAAGGTGTGTTTACGACTCAATCCGGGAGACGACACGGCGATATTCAGAATCCGAGCAGCTGATGACGTGCTACGGTTGCTCGCCGACGCGCACGAGTCGGAGTTTACCATGAACACGCTCGCCACGGCCACCGAGCATAGCCGGTCGACGGTCTGGCGTGCCGTCAACCTCCTCGACGAACTCGGGGTCGTCACGATGCGTGAAACCCCACAACGGAAGTACGTCTCGATCAGTCACTCGGCGCTGCAGAAAGACGATCCGATCCTCGGTATCGAACAGCCCGAGTACCGCGCGCCACTCAGGGCCTTCGTCGAGCGAATCGAGGGAGCGCTCGGCGACGCAGACGACGTCTCACAGCTGGTCGGCGTCCTCGTGTTCGGGAGCGTTGCCCGTGGGGAGGCCGACCGGAAGAGCGACATCGATGTGTTCGTGCTCGTCGAAGGAGACCGGACCGTCGCACGCCGTGTCGTCTCGACGGTTGCGAGCGAGCTGGGCGAGGAGCCGTTCGACGGCGATCGGTACACCTTCGAACCGTTCGTCGAAACCAAAGCGAGCGCTTGTCGGGCTGACGAGAAACTCAAAGAGATGTTCCGAGAGGGGATTACCGTCCATGGCGGTGACGCCATGCAACGGGTTCGAACGGCGGTGTTGTCAGGTGAGTAG
- a CDS encoding AbrB/MazE/SpoVT family DNA-binding domain-containing protein, translated as MTKVDSKGRIVLPKKIRDRLGITPGTEVDIHEENGKAVVEPEDNPEDVLRRMNEMIAEFSKERGDTKPLSDTADPISEDFRRNIRKGAKDTIDE; from the coding sequence ATGACCAAAGTGGATTCGAAGGGGCGAATCGTCCTGCCGAAGAAGATTCGGGATCGTCTCGGGATCACTCCCGGCACAGAAGTGGACATCCACGAAGAAAACGGAAAAGCAGTCGTTGAGCCAGAAGACAACCCCGAAGACGTCCTTCGTCGGATGAACGAAATGATTGCAGAGTTCTCGAAGGAGAGGGGAGACACTAAACCGCTCTCGGATACTGCCGACCCAATCAGCGAGGATTTCCGTAGAAACATCCGAAAAGGTGCGAAAGACACAATCGATGAGTGA
- a CDS encoding transposase — protein MNYNYRYRLRPSDALEEQLAWTVDTCRQVYNHFLHRLNRTDNTSAYSEQKLLPSLKKWWSDLKSVHSKVLQKVVQRLYDNLSTLRGRKENGYRVGTLKWKAPGEYRSFTYSQSGFKLKNTSGRTRLWLSKLGDIPLTFHRDLPDDADIKTVTVKQEPTGKWYAILGVETPDDPPERPETPEKCVGIDVGILKYAHDTDGTAVESLDLSDERERLERAQRSLSRKEDGSANWEKQRRVVAERHADLKNKRRDFLHKLSTYYAREYDLVAVEDLDAKGLVELPGNSRNRAGAAWGTFLRMLEYKCEREGTHFVGVNPRGTTKECASCGVSTEKPLWVREHSCPACGFEADRDANAAWNILFRGITKRLGAGRSESTPVETALPVSSVVDAKRVVETGSPTLKREPSDER, from the coding sequence GTGAACTACAACTACAGGTATCGACTTCGACCGTCCGACGCACTCGAAGAACAGTTAGCGTGGACTGTCGATACCTGTAGGCAGGTCTACAACCACTTCCTCCACCGTCTCAACCGCACTGACAACACCTCGGCATACAGCGAGCAGAAACTCTTGCCGAGCCTCAAGAAGTGGTGGAGTGACCTGAAAAGCGTTCACTCGAAAGTTCTTCAGAAAGTCGTTCAACGCTTGTACGACAATCTCTCGACGCTTCGTGGACGCAAAGAGAACGGCTACCGCGTCGGGACGCTCAAGTGGAAGGCACCGGGCGAGTACCGCAGTTTCACCTACAGTCAATCCGGCTTCAAGCTCAAGAACACGAGCGGTCGGACGCGACTGTGGCTCTCGAAACTCGGAGATATCCCACTCACTTTCCACCGCGACCTCCCCGACGACGCCGACATTAAGACCGTCACCGTCAAGCAGGAACCCACCGGGAAGTGGTACGCCATTCTCGGTGTCGAAACCCCGGACGACCCACCGGAGAGGCCTGAGACTCCCGAGAAGTGCGTCGGCATCGACGTGGGGATTCTCAAGTATGCTCACGACACCGACGGCACCGCCGTCGAATCCCTCGACCTGTCCGACGAGCGCGAGCGATTGGAACGCGCTCAACGGAGCCTATCGCGGAAGGAAGACGGGTCTGCGAATTGGGAGAAACAGCGCCGCGTCGTGGCCGAACGCCACGCCGACCTGAAGAACAAGCGGCGGGACTTCCTCCACAAACTCTCAACCTACTACGCCCGAGAGTACGACCTCGTGGCCGTGGAGGACTTGGACGCGAAGGGGTTGGTCGAACTGCCGGGCAACTCGCGGAACCGGGCAGGCGCGGCGTGGGGGACGTTCCTGCGGATGCTCGAATACAAGTGCGAGCGGGAAGGAACGCACTTCGTCGGCGTAAATCCGAGAGGGACGACGAAAGAGTGTGCGTCCTGCGGCGTTTCGACCGAGAAGCCGCTGTGGGTGCGTGAACACTCCTGTCCGGCGTGTGGGTTCGAGGCGGATAGAGACGCGAACGCGGCATGGAACATTCTTTTTCGCGGTATCACAAAGCGGTTAGGAGCGGGACGCTCCGAATCAACGCCTGTGGAGACTGCGCTCCCTGTGTCCTCGGTTGTGGATGCAAAGCGCGTCGTGGAAACAGGAAGCCCCACTCTCAAGCGTGAGCCGTCAGACGAGCGGTAG
- a CDS encoding winged helix-turn-helix domain-containing protein: MSETDTGAADAGPFAEQQRLFKLLSQDTRHLIIQELLGHPAHLMSLAELEYMTGKSQAAIKDQLETLIDAGLLARYTYDPSEGKRDLPSQFYGFTERGVEILHDYKYLRGLPVARALYENTRKTEKVERHESAPRPEIPDAVAQALEFDEPDLGTVDGGTTR, from the coding sequence ATGAGCGAAACCGACACTGGTGCGGCCGATGCAGGGCCGTTCGCGGAACAACAGCGGCTGTTCAAGCTGCTGTCCCAGGATACGCGCCATCTCATCATCCAAGAGCTGCTGGGCCACCCCGCACATCTGATGTCGCTCGCCGAACTCGAGTACATGACTGGAAAGAGCCAAGCAGCTATCAAAGATCAGCTGGAGACGTTGATCGACGCCGGGCTCCTCGCACGCTACACATACGACCCAAGTGAGGGAAAACGTGATCTCCCTTCCCAGTTCTACGGGTTCACGGAGCGAGGCGTCGAGATCCTCCACGACTACAAGTATCTCCGTGGCCTCCCGGTCGCACGCGCCCTCTACGAGAACACGCGGAAGACCGAGAAAGTCGAGCGCCACGAATCGGCGCCTCGACCGGAGATTCCGGATGCTGTTGCGCAAGCCCTCGAGTTTGACGAGCCCGATCTCGGCACCGTCGATGGTGGGACAACCCGATAG
- a CDS encoding HalOD1 output domain-containing protein has translation MTDGGLPSDRLNRILTAVETIDESLGVLTRKQRISRADYKTDSDTRDIVERRFVKMTEAAIDIAEELVKYDRGQPPGSVSRLTAIESRRRRAVRSLCSDSRRPMGASRTKARFRSRLLDSSRKQRPTASTFGAGGRSRGTMPSGRGTSRLWGVSRRSTATIDDTEVPAPAIVDAVAEREGVDEAGLHSLYDAIGPDILEILHESDADSGQSVTFESHGDSVTVRLDGSIVLDG, from the coding sequence ATGACAGACGGTGGACTCCCATCCGACCGTCTCAACAGGATTCTGACCGCCGTCGAAACGATCGACGAGAGTCTGGGTGTTCTCACCCGAAAACAACGCATCAGTCGTGCAGACTACAAGACTGATTCGGATACTCGCGATATCGTCGAACGGCGGTTCGTCAAGATGACTGAGGCCGCCATCGACATTGCCGAAGAACTCGTCAAATACGACCGCGGACAGCCCCCGGGGAGTGTTTCACGGTTGACGGCTATCGAATCACGGCGACGTCGAGCAGTGAGGTCACTGTGCAGCGACAGCCGACGGCCGATGGGGGCGTCACGGACGAAGGCGCGTTTCAGGTCGCGCTTGCTGGACTCCTCCAGGAAGCAGCGGCCAACGGCGTCGACGTTCGGGGCGGGTGGCCGGTCGAGAGGCACGATGCCGAGCGGGCGTGGGACGTCGAGATTGTGGGGGGTTTCGAGGCGGTCGACCGCAACGATCGACGACACTGAAGTCCCCGCGCCTGCGATCGTCGACGCAGTGGCCGAACGTGAGGGCGTAGACGAGGCCGGCCTCCATTCACTGTACGACGCGATCGGTCCAGATATCCTCGAAATCCTCCACGAGAGTGATGCCGACTCAGGCCAGAGCGTGACGTTCGAGTCTCATGGAGACAGCGTGACGGTTCGGTTAGATGGGTCGATCGTTCTCGATGGGTAA
- the mntA gene encoding type VII toxin-antitoxin system MntA family adenylyltransferase antitoxin codes for MRTLASSTLDVCFDLEALQTVLREHPIRIAILFGSQATETTHEQSDIDIAVEFDDHQPADPNYNDVFLGLSADISDALESNVDLVDLQTVQPQLAAAIFANGVLIVGEETHADELRRQLTATESDLQSPRERFDAALDRIDDHLDDTTTDVPATGMPADDG; via the coding sequence ATGAGGACTCTTGCATCGAGTACGCTCGATGTCTGTTTCGATCTCGAGGCGCTTCAGACCGTACTCCGGGAGCATCCAATTCGGATTGCAATCCTCTTCGGTTCCCAGGCAACCGAGACGACTCACGAGCAGAGCGACATCGATATCGCGGTCGAATTTGACGACCACCAGCCCGCTGATCCGAACTACAATGACGTATTCCTCGGCCTGAGTGCCGACATCAGTGACGCACTCGAATCTAATGTGGACCTCGTCGATTTGCAGACTGTCCAGCCCCAACTCGCAGCAGCCATCTTCGCCAACGGGGTTCTCATCGTCGGTGAGGAAACCCACGCCGACGAACTCCGACGCCAGCTCACGGCGACTGAGTCGGACCTGCAGTCGCCTCGCGAACGGTTCGATGCCGCTCTCGACAGAATCGACGATCATCTCGACGACACCACGACTGACGTCCCAGCGACGGGTATGCCAGCGGACGATGGATGA
- a CDS encoding HNH endonuclease, whose protein sequence is MVEKNQRCEYCGDKFRGIGGLHSHQSAVHDEETSINIRCTWCGEEMEIREWESEGRHYCSRECSKAWNRFLRQGKRHPNYNGGVTTRGRDYDLIATIVHSRDRECRRCGASECASGRNLHIHHIIPESQSDDPHAFSNLIAVCDECHRVLERMPKDQQLAECGIESVDALELSIELRERYESVKENISERRTGPDPCLQMFAEAQKVLNERE, encoded by the coding sequence ATGGTTGAAAAGAACCAACGCTGTGAATACTGTGGGGACAAGTTTCGTGGTATTGGTGGCCTCCACAGTCACCAGTCGGCTGTCCACGACGAGGAAACCTCAATCAATATAAGATGTACCTGGTGTGGGGAGGAAATGGAAATTCGAGAGTGGGAATCAGAGGGACGACATTACTGCTCTCGGGAGTGCTCCAAGGCATGGAATCGGTTTCTGAGACAGGGCAAAAGACACCCGAATTACAATGGTGGGGTGACCACTCGTGGTCGAGATTACGACCTTATCGCGACGATAGTCCATTCCAGAGATCGTGAGTGTCGACGGTGCGGTGCCTCAGAGTGCGCCAGTGGCCGAAATCTACATATCCACCACATCATACCCGAGTCTCAGTCGGACGACCCGCATGCCTTCTCGAACTTGATTGCCGTTTGTGACGAGTGTCACAGAGTATTGGAACGAATGCCGAAAGATCAACAACTGGCTGAATGTGGGATTGAGTCGGTGGACGCGCTGGAGTTATCGATCGAACTTCGAGAGCGGTACGAATCGGTGAAGGAGAACATTTCCGAACGCCGTACCGGGCCCGACCCGTGTTTACAAATGTTCGCCGAGGCTCAAAAGGTACTGAACGAGAGAGAGTAA
- a CDS encoding winged helix-turn-helix domain-containing protein, with protein MDSSDDLDELHREILRELSQGRCTPSYLSELTGESRQLISQRLRDLVMAGYVKKIHKGLYELSEDPRDD; from the coding sequence ATGGATTCTTCGGATGATTTGGACGAATTACATCGTGAAATACTGAGGGAACTAAGCCAAGGCCGTTGTACGCCGAGCTATTTGTCTGAACTCACCGGAGAAAGTAGACAATTGATATCTCAAAGACTGAGAGACTTGGTTATGGCGGGGTACGTTAAGAAGATCCACAAAGGACTGTACGAACTCAGCGAAGACCCCCGAGACGACTAA
- a CDS encoding restriction endonuclease codes for MSDSGSRESLAARLTALEDTVESLETRVDALATVGAEMNSKEEKYATVLELAFGKCGDSETVSVGPHEIRECTSVSRRYAYELIDDMGTSLPGCTVRESDVVETITGTRRRSKALLVDRAVVRSQNGSTILSDRAESSEEDDASVRTTGELEVLNGLTPRGFEEYVADLWRASGYECRLTKQSRDSGVDVVAVKGDERVHIQVKRYSASDVGIETVQRVAGLLVDDEFEASTVRVVTTSGFTMDATQRAERIGDLELVDGPAVVARGRGLGLSLHGEDHKYETELTDEKVLSVMVPGEPVTTSEVADALETDSRSVLVHLESLVEAGEIRLKRIGEEYGVWYR; via the coding sequence ATGAGTGACTCGGGGAGTCGAGAATCGCTGGCTGCTCGACTGACTGCGCTCGAGGACACAGTCGAGAGCCTCGAAACACGAGTGGACGCCCTCGCGACTGTCGGTGCCGAGATGAACAGTAAGGAAGAGAAGTACGCTACTGTCCTGGAACTCGCGTTCGGGAAGTGCGGTGATTCCGAGACGGTTTCGGTCGGTCCCCACGAAATTCGAGAATGTACCAGTGTGTCCAGACGCTATGCGTACGAGTTAATCGATGACATGGGCACATCGTTGCCGGGATGTACGGTCCGCGAGTCGGACGTGGTAGAGACGATCACTGGAACCCGGCGTCGGTCGAAGGCACTACTTGTTGATCGTGCTGTCGTTCGGAGTCAAAATGGCTCTACCATACTCTCAGATCGGGCTGAATCGAGCGAAGAAGATGATGCGAGCGTACGGACTACGGGTGAATTGGAGGTGTTGAATGGGCTGACACCCCGTGGTTTCGAGGAGTACGTTGCGGACCTCTGGCGGGCCAGTGGGTATGAGTGTCGTCTCACGAAACAAAGCCGAGACAGCGGCGTCGACGTCGTCGCCGTGAAGGGAGACGAGCGAGTCCACATCCAGGTGAAACGGTATTCGGCCAGTGACGTTGGCATCGAGACTGTCCAGCGAGTCGCTGGGCTCTTAGTTGACGACGAGTTTGAGGCGTCGACGGTTCGAGTAGTCACGACGTCCGGATTCACTATGGATGCAACACAGCGGGCTGAGCGAATCGGCGATCTCGAGTTGGTCGACGGTCCTGCGGTCGTCGCGCGTGGGAGGGGTCTGGGACTTTCGCTCCACGGCGAGGATCACAAATACGAAACGGAGCTGACGGATGAGAAGGTCCTTTCCGTGATGGTACCTGGGGAACCCGTGACGACGAGTGAGGTAGCAGATGCGCTCGAGACGGACTCACGGTCGGTGCTGGTCCATCTTGAGTCGCTCGTGGAAGCAGGGGAGATTCGGCTCAAGCGGATTGGGGAGGAGTATGGGGTGTGGTATCGATAG
- a CDS encoding glycosyltransferase family 4 protein yields MRVCFVSNVVFPFVKGGAEKRIHEIGTRLTNRGHDVTVYGRHFWDGPKEITYEGMTLRAAAPGVDLYNNDGQRSITEAIDFSAHLVPTLRPHINDHDLVVASVFPYFPVLSSKLCTLLTNTPLVTTWHEVWGDYWDDYLGNLAIGGKLIERVTARTPQHPVAVSGITADRLAVIGPDRNAIDVVPNGIGVGQIRNAPLPTDSYRADGQPGFDVLFAGRLIEDKRVDVLLNALDRVAARHDITLGIIGDGPKSDELHAHAKQLDHGDRVTFLGFLDEYEDVLGHMRAARVFASPSTREGFGITYAEAMAADCTVIAANHPSSAADEVLGDAGYLVDPTVDGVAEALDRALAGERPPVNPTERATRFDWDTVAEQAETVYRRAIDRA; encoded by the coding sequence ATGCGTGTTTGCTTCGTCTCCAACGTCGTCTTTCCGTTCGTCAAGGGCGGTGCAGAAAAGCGCATACACGAAATCGGGACTCGTCTTACAAACCGAGGTCACGACGTCACGGTCTACGGGCGGCACTTCTGGGACGGCCCGAAAGAAATCACCTACGAGGGAATGACGCTCCGAGCGGCAGCCCCAGGCGTCGACCTCTACAACAACGACGGCCAGCGCTCGATCACTGAGGCCATCGACTTCTCCGCACACCTTGTTCCCACGCTCCGACCGCACATCAACGACCATGATCTCGTCGTCGCGAGTGTCTTCCCGTACTTCCCGGTTCTCTCGTCGAAACTCTGCACCCTCCTGACGAACACACCATTGGTAACCACCTGGCACGAAGTGTGGGGCGACTACTGGGACGACTACCTCGGAAACCTCGCCATCGGTGGCAAGCTCATCGAACGAGTCACCGCCCGAACCCCACAGCACCCGGTCGCCGTCTCGGGGATCACAGCCGACAGACTCGCCGTCATCGGTCCCGATAGAAACGCAATCGATGTCGTGCCGAACGGGATCGGCGTCGGGCAGATCCGAAACGCACCACTGCCGACAGACTCATACCGAGCAGACGGCCAACCTGGGTTCGACGTCCTCTTTGCGGGACGACTGATCGAGGACAAACGCGTGGACGTTCTCCTCAACGCGCTCGACCGGGTCGCCGCACGCCACGATATCACACTCGGCATCATTGGGGACGGACCGAAGTCGGACGAACTACACGCACACGCGAAGCAACTCGATCACGGGGACCGTGTCACCTTCCTCGGGTTCTTAGACGAGTATGAGGATGTCCTCGGGCACATGCGCGCTGCACGCGTCTTCGCCTCACCCTCGACTCGCGAAGGGTTCGGGATCACGTACGCCGAGGCGATGGCTGCGGACTGCACGGTGATCGCTGCGAACCACCCGAGCTCGGCTGCCGATGAAGTGCTGGGAGACGCAGGCTATCTCGTCGATCCGACTGTCGACGGCGTCGCCGAGGCGCTCGATCGGGCACTCGCAGGGGAGCGTCCACCGGTGAACCCGACGGAGCGTGCAACCCGGTTCGACTGGGATACGGTGGCCGAGCAGGCAGAGACCGTGTATCGACGCGCGATTGACCGAGCGTGA
- a CDS encoding transposase has translation MSSATLQDDPSVDSFFNAVETETLALFEHLSFEFLEEFDVFAPAKTGRTRDHEPPELMRGFLHCYYKDIYGIRPVERELRNTVVWLSCGFDRPPSRDAVDRFLTDLEHVVDKVFDHLVEQAARRGLLDLTYCIDSTDVRAMPADPDASKCYDPTDDEYYYGYGCTIVSTGQKIPIGAEFTESKQAPEETAMRVTRDALAVATPIWMVGDSAYDTLDWHDHLLTAGVVPVAPYNARNADDPKDIEYRVEDRITEHGEDVQLKQSTLDETYNRRSGVERTNESVKDCGLGRTHARGRVHARAQVFLALCLRLVVAITNYERGDNPGSTVITV, from the coding sequence ATGAGTTCAGCGACCCTGCAAGATGATCCTTCGGTAGACTCGTTCTTCAATGCCGTGGAGACAGAGACGCTAGCGCTGTTCGAGCACCTCTCTTTCGAGTTTCTCGAAGAGTTCGACGTGTTCGCCCCGGCGAAGACGGGGCGAACACGAGACCACGAACCACCAGAACTGATGCGTGGCTTTCTCCACTGCTACTACAAGGACATCTACGGCATTCGTCCCGTTGAACGAGAGCTTCGGAACACGGTCGTCTGGCTGAGCTGTGGATTCGATCGACCGCCGTCGAGAGACGCGGTCGATCGCTTTCTCACCGATCTTGAACACGTCGTTGACAAGGTGTTCGACCACCTCGTCGAGCAGGCCGCCCGGCGCGGCCTGCTCGACTTGACCTACTGTATCGATTCAACAGACGTGAGGGCGATGCCCGCCGATCCAGACGCCTCAAAGTGCTACGATCCAACCGACGACGAGTACTACTACGGCTACGGCTGTACGATCGTCTCGACCGGGCAAAAGATCCCGATCGGAGCGGAGTTCACCGAGAGTAAGCAAGCGCCAGAAGAGACGGCGATGCGCGTCACGCGTGACGCGCTCGCCGTCGCCACACCGATCTGGATGGTCGGTGACAGCGCCTACGACACGCTCGACTGGCACGACCACCTGCTGACCGCAGGGGTCGTGCCAGTCGCTCCATACAACGCCCGGAACGCTGATGACCCGAAAGACATTGAGTACAGGGTCGAAGACCGCATCACCGAACACGGCGAGGACGTTCAGTTGAAGCAGTCCACGTTGGATGAGACGTACAACCGCCGTAGTGGAGTCGAACGAACCAACGAATCAGTGAAGGACTGCGGCCTCGGGCGAACGCACGCCCGAGGCCGCGTCCACGCACGGGCGCAGGTATTTCTCGCCCTGTGCCTTCGCCTCGTCGTCGCAATCACCAACTACGAACGTGGAGACAATCCGGGAAGTACCGTGATCACGGTGTGA
- a CDS encoding flippase, whose amino-acid sequence MTSLLRSVLSIFSGKVAGIIIGFVFTPILVRIISQPQYGVYASVFAAYSIVTLISKGGLFDATRKMVSEYIGDKDTISSIVSTSLCLSVFYALIVSSIAIIITWTGIIPDIYIPYVWILAGLVLFRNIFAIIRGTLYGLQHESIGEILKVSQRIVYSILALLLAYIGYDVFGVFVAYVLSFVVFTGFGLVLLFRYSSYSLPEVADLTSYTHELVSFGGYQLIGGISALLLYKSDILLVEFYEGTTSTALYQSAIIPAEMIWFVPSAIQLAFLQHTASLWSDDEIDKINENIKIGVKYSVLSLALFGVGLFSLAEPFLAIYFGPEYTDSSTVLQLLIIGTIFFGISRVIAPVFQATGLVKQTELITVCALVVNISLNLILIPMYGIIGAGIGTATSYVVMFVGNFLLWIHSPFDLVPKDWVIKLVLVQSLFAVCFFTFVSWSNFPPLISLIVSPPVGLLLFLGMNVMAGFIPAWKIRSAVSQIG is encoded by the coding sequence ATGACCTCACTACTCCGTTCAGTGCTATCCATATTTTCTGGGAAGGTAGCTGGAATCATAATTGGGTTTGTGTTTACACCCATCCTTGTTCGTATTATTTCACAACCACAGTATGGAGTTTATGCAAGTGTATTCGCGGCTTATAGCATTGTAACCCTAATCTCCAAGGGAGGCCTATTCGATGCAACTAGAAAAATGGTTTCGGAATATATTGGTGATAAAGATACGATTTCTTCAATCGTTTCTACTTCCTTATGCCTTAGCGTATTTTACGCGTTAATAGTTTCAAGCATCGCAATAATAATTACCTGGACCGGTATAATCCCCGATATATACATTCCATACGTATGGATATTGGCCGGTCTCGTATTATTCAGAAATATTTTCGCTATCATCAGAGGAACATTGTATGGACTTCAACATGAATCCATTGGTGAAATCTTAAAAGTAAGCCAACGGATTGTGTATTCTATTCTCGCACTGTTGCTAGCGTATATCGGTTATGATGTCTTTGGAGTGTTTGTAGCGTATGTACTCTCCTTCGTCGTGTTTACTGGATTCGGTCTGGTTTTGTTGTTTAGATACTCGTCATATAGCCTCCCAGAAGTAGCGGATTTAACCTCATACACCCATGAACTCGTCTCATTCGGTGGATATCAATTGATTGGTGGGATAAGTGCCCTCTTATTATACAAATCCGATATTTTGCTCGTGGAGTTTTATGAAGGTACTACGTCAACGGCTCTTTATCAGAGCGCAATAATCCCAGCTGAGATGATCTGGTTTGTCCCATCCGCCATACAACTCGCATTTCTCCAGCATACGGCAAGTCTATGGTCTGATGATGAAATTGACAAAATAAACGAAAATATTAAAATAGGAGTGAAGTATTCGGTATTATCCCTGGCACTGTTTGGAGTAGGACTATTTTCACTCGCCGAGCCGTTTCTTGCAATATATTTTGGTCCAGAATACACAGATTCATCAACAGTATTACAATTACTTATAATTGGGACGATTTTCTTCGGTATTTCGAGAGTGATTGCGCCCGTATTTCAAGCCACAGGGTTGGTGAAGCAAACAGAGTTAATAACAGTCTGTGCACTTGTCGTGAATATTTCTTTGAATCTGATTTTGATACCTATGTACGGAATCATAGGGGCCGGGATCGGGACCGCGACTTCCTACGTGGTTATGTTTGTTGGTAATTTTCTTCTTTGGATTCACTCACCATTTGACTTGGTTCCTAAAGATTGGGTAATTAAGTTGGTATTGGTTCAGTCATTGTTCGCTGTTTGTTTCTTCACCTTTGTCTCTTGGTCTAATTTTCCTCCCTTGATATCCTTGATTGTTTCACCGCCGGTCGGACTTCTACTGTTTCTGGGTATGAATGTCATGGCAGGCTTCATCCCAGCGTGGAAAATCCGATCAGCCGTTAGTCAAATAGGCTGA